The following are from one region of the Sorghum bicolor cultivar BTx623 chromosome 2, Sorghum_bicolor_NCBIv3, whole genome shotgun sequence genome:
- the LOC8077534 gene encoding cyclic nucleotide-gated ion channel 18: MAGFIHRHILPPFRRPPLPFFRPAPGSALPAGRRPWTPRRILDPGDDAVLRWYRLFLVTCLVGLFVDPLYFYLLHTDGLAACVSMDMGIGVLVTAVRTFADLFYLAHMILKFRIAFVAPSSRIFGRGELVRDPDQIAIRYLKNDFIIDLAAMLPIPQMIIWFVIPAVSTSSANHSTNNTLSMIVLIQYIPRVYLIISLNSKIVKASGVVTRTAWAGAAYNLLLYTLASHVLGALWYLLSVERQYSCWKEVCTNENGTTAEMPRCFMSFLDCKSRENPIRQTWHNHSAIQKQCMLPDAEYDYGLFADALNLDRNGVGFIDKYLYCLWWGFRNLSSYGQNLQNSTYKGETVFCILICIMGLVFFSHLIGNMQTYLQSMTVRLEEWRVKRRDIEEWMRHRQLPPELQERVRRFFQYKWLATRGVDEESILQSLPLDLRREIQRHLCLALVRRVPFFSQMDEQLLDAICERLVSSLSTKDAYIVREGDPVSDMLFIIRGELERSLEV; this comes from the exons ATGGCCGGCTTCATCCACCGCCACATTCTCCCGCCGTTCCGCCGGCCGCCGCTGCCATTCTTCCGCCCGGCGCCCGGATCGGCGTTGCCCGcgggccgccggccatggacgCCCCGGCGCATCCTGGACCCTGGCGACGACGCCGTGCTCCGGTGGTACCGCCTCTTCCTGGTGACCTGCCTGGTGGGGCTGTTCGTGGACCCGCTCTACTTCTACCTGCTGCACACGGATGGGCTGGCGGCGTGCGTGTCCATGGACATGGGCATCGGCGTGCTGGTGACTGCAGTGCGCACCTTCGCCGACCTCTTCTACCTGGCGCACATGATCCTCAAGTTCCGCATCGCCTTCGTGGCGCCCAGCTCCCGCATCTTCGGCCGTGGCGAGCTGGTGCGGGACCCCGACCAGATCGCCATTCGGTACCTCAAGAACGACTTCATCATCGACCTCGCCGCCATGCTCCCGATCCCGCAG ATGATCATCTGGTTTGTTATACCCGCTGTGAGTACATCCTCCGCCAATCACAGCACCAACAACACGCTCTCCATGATCGTCTTGATCCAGTACATACCAAGAGTGTATCTTATAATATCCTTGAACTCCAAGATTGTCAAGGCAAGTGGAGTGGTCACAAGAACGGCATGGGCGGGGGCCGCCTACAACCTGCTTCTTTACACACTGGCAAGCCATGTTCTTGGTGCTCTGTGGTATCTGCTGTCCGTTGAGCGCCAGTACTCGTGCTGGAAGGAGGTATGCACAAACGAGAACGGCACCACAGCGGAGATGCCTAGGTGTTTCATGAGCTTTCTGGACTGCAAAAGCAGGGAGAATCCCATACGCCAGACTTGGCATAACCACAGCGCGATTCAGAAGCAGTGCATGCTTCCGGACGCCGAATATGACTACGGATTGTTTGCTGATGCGCTCAATCTGGATCGCAACGGGGTCGGCTTCATCGATAAGTACCTCTACTGCCTCTGGTGGGGGTTTCGGAACCTGAG CTCCTATGGACAGAACTTGCAGAACAGCACCTACAAGGGCGAGACCGTCTTCTGCATTCTCATCTGCATCATGGGCCTCGTCTTCTTttcccacctcatcggcaacatGCAGACCTACCTGCAGTCCATGACGGTGAGGCTGGAGGAGTGGCGGGTCAAGCGCCGGGACATCGAGGAGTGGATGCGCCACCGCCAGCTGCCGCCGGAGCTCCAGGAGCGCGTGCGCCGCTTCTTCCAGTACAAGTGGCTCGCCACGCGCGGCGTCGACGAGGAGTCCATCCTCCAGTCGCTGCCGCTGGATCTCCGGCGCGAGATCCAGCGCCACCTCTGCCTGGCCCTCGTCCGCCGCGTGCCCTTCTTCTCGCAGATGGACGAGCAGCTGCTGGACGCCATCTGCGAGCGCCTCGTGTCGTCTCTCAGCACCAAGGACGCCTACATCGTGCGGGAGGGCGACCCCGTCAGCGACATGCTCTTCATCATCCGTGGCGAGCTGGAGA ggtccctcgaggtgtga
- the LOC8054480 gene encoding DNA-directed RNA polymerases II, IV and V subunit 11 has translation MNAPDRYERFVVPEGTKKVSYERDTKIVNAASFTVEREDHTVGNILRMQLHRDPNVLFAGYKLPHPLQYKIIVRIHTMSQSSPTQAYSQAVNDLDKELEYLKQAFEDEKNRYEERMKQGF, from the exons ATGAATGCTCCTGACCGTTATGAGCGCTTTGTCGTGCCGGAGGGCACCAAAAA AGTGTCCTATGAGAGGGATACAAAGATTGTGAATGCTGCATCATTCACTGTCGAACGTGAGGATCACACTGTAGGCAATATCCTCCGCAT GCAGCTGCACAGAGACCCAAATGTTCTCTTTGCTGGGTATAAGCTCCCTCACCCACTTCAGTACAAGATCATTGTTAGG ATCCACACAATGAGCCAGTCCTCCCCGACGCAGGCCTACAGCCAGGCTGTCAATGATCTAGACAAAGAGCTTGAGTACCTTAAGCAAGCTTTTGAG GATGAGAAGAACAGGTATGAGGAAAGGATGAAGCAGGGGTTCTAA